The DNA segment acacgcacacaggcaGACGCGCCCGGGGTGAGTGACAAGCCGCGGTGGAGGAATGGCGGTGGATTTGGGATATAACGGGACGGTGCTGGTCGTGGAAGAGGAAGGCGACGAGGCGGTCGAAATCCCGCTAGAGGAGGATGGCACGCTGCTGCTATCGACGCTGCAGGCCCAGTTTTACGGTGCCTGCGGGCTGAAGTACCGCAACCCGGACAACAAAGCGATCCGGGGCGTGCGGCTGAACGACAACAAGTTGCACCCGTTCTCGCCCGACTCGGGCTGGGGCAACCATGTGTACATATGCGTGTTCCCGAAGGAGAACAAGCGCAAGAGCGACGACAAGCTGGAAAACTCGACGCCGAAGACGAAGCGCATCGAGAGCCGGAACCGCACGACGACGGACCTGATCGTGCTGGGACTGCCGTGGAAGACGACCGAGGAGAGCTTGCGTGAGTACTTCGAAACGTTCGGcgagctgctggtggtgcagaTCAAGAAGGACTCGAAGACGGGCCAGTCCAAAGGGTACGGCTTTATCCGGTTCGCCCGGTTCGAGAGCCAGATGAAGGCACTGTCGAAGCGGCACCTGATCGACAGCCGCTGGTGCGACGTGAAGGTGCCGAGCAGCAAGGACCAGACGCAGCACCAGATGCCAAGCAAGATATTTTTAGGCCGCCTGACGGAGGACATCAACTCGGACGACATCCGGGACTACTTCAGCAAGTACGGCGAGGTGACGGACGTGTTCATACCGAAGCCGTTCCGGGCGTTCGCGTTCGTCACGTTCATCGATCCGCACGTGGCGCAGAGCCTGTGCGGGGAGGACCACCTGATCAAGGGTACGTCGGTGTACGTGTCGACGGCATCGCCCCGGCCGGAGCACGGCCGGCACCACGGCAAGGGCCAGATGGGGGGAAATTTTTCCAACTACGATGAGCGCGGGCGCGGCGGAGGGGGGAGCGGCGTTGGCGGCAGTAGCGGAGCGAACGACTACCATCGGGgcgggggaggagggggaggagggggagggggaggaggaggcggtGGGCACGCGGTAGGCCCACACGTGCCGGCGCCCAACAGCAGCTACCACCACGGTAGCGGCGGTGGCAGCGAAGGAACAGGCCCGGGAGGATACAACAATATGCAGTCGGGAAACGGGGGTGGTTGTAGTCAGCAGCCGATCTGGAACTACAATGAATACACCGCCCAGAATcggcaaaacaacagcaatatCGAGTCGATGCCGAACCTGCAAGCACTCGGGATCAACTCGAGCGGCCCAAACGGGCAGCGCGGGGGAGGCGTCGGTGGGGGCCTGCACGGCGGGCACCACGCAGGGATGGGGAACCATCTGAGTGGAAGCGGCGGTGCCGGCGGATCGGCACCGGGCGGTCCGGGGAGTAATGGTGCGGGCGTGATCGGTGCGCACGGTGGGCCCGCGGCTGGTAACATGAATCTCTACCAGATGCCAATCAATCCCGCTATAATCGCGGCCGCCCTGAGCCAGTGGAGCCTGATCGGGAACCAGATGCACAACACGGCCCAGGGTGCGGGCGGACCGGGCGGACCGGGCGGTCCGGGAGCACCCGGGCAGGCGAACGCAAACGTACCGGGCGGCCCTGCCGGTGGACCACCGGGCCCGGGTGGAGCGGCCGGTCCCGGGCCGGGCGCTTCCGAGCAGGAGTATCTGTCCTGGAACGGCACGGGCAATGGGGCACCGGGAGCCGGAGTACCGGCCGGGCGCGTCGATCCAAACCGCCAGTGAACGGGGAACACAGTCGACACAGTCTTAGCATATTGCAAAAGCAAAGCACCACCCAGCTACCAGCG comes from the Anopheles coluzzii chromosome 2, AcolN3, whole genome shotgun sequence genome and includes:
- the LOC120949113 gene encoding TAR DNA-binding protein 43-like; this translates as MAVDLGYNGTVLVVEEEGDEAVEIPLEEDGTLLLSTLQAQFYGACGLKYRNPDNKAIRGVRLNDNKLHPFSPDSGWGNHVYICVFPKENKRKSDDKLENSTPKTKRIESRNRTTTDLIVLGLPWKTTEESLREYFETFGELLVVQIKKDSKTGQSKGYGFIRFARFESQMKALSKRHLIDSRWCDVKVPSSKDQTQHQMPSKIFLGRLTEDINSDDIRDYFSKYGEVTDVFIPKPFRAFAFVTFIDPHVAQSLCGEDHLIKGTSVYVSTASPRPEHGRHHGKGQMGGNFSNYDERGRGGGGSGVGGSSGANDYHRGGGGGGGGGGGGGGGGHAVGPHVPAPNSSYHHGSGGGSEGTGPGGYNNMQSGNGGGCSQQPIWNYNEYTAQNRQNNSNIESMPNLQALGINSSGPNGQRGGGVGGGLHGGHHAGMGNHLSGSGGAGGSAPGGPGSNGAGVIGAHGGPAAGNMNLYQMPINPAIIAAALSQWSLIGNQMHNTAQGAGGPGGPGGPGAPGQANANVPGGPAGGPPGPGGAAGPGPGASEQEYLSWNGTGNGAPGAGVPAGRVDPNRQ